A single genomic interval of Pelodiscus sinensis isolate JC-2024 chromosome 28, ASM4963464v1, whole genome shotgun sequence harbors:
- the REEP4 gene encoding receptor expression-enhancing protein 4 — MVSWIICRVVVLVFGMLYPAYASYKAVKTKNIREYVRWMMYWIVFALFMATETITDTFISWFPFYYEIKVAFVVWLLSPYTKGASLLYRKFVHPTLSRREKDIDLYITQAKERGYETMVSFGRKGLNIAATAAVQAAAKSQGALAGRLRSFSMQDLRALPDDTPVHYEDPLYLEEQEARRRPMAYRTASAGRLPGRESDTEEEECWSDSQVPPEAQPRSRDVALTKPLSRSQSLRVGKKRAQGKEGPSRLVRGRVRKKAAQPEQDS, encoded by the exons GCTGGTGTTCGGGATGCTCTACCCGGCCTACGCCTCCTACAAGGCGGTGAAAACCAAGAACATCCGGGAATAC GTCCGCTGGATGATGTACTGGATTGTGTTCGCGCTCTTCATGGCCACAGAGACGATCACGGATACCTTCATTTCCTG GTTCCCCTTCTACTACGAGATCAAGGTGGCGTTCGTGGTGTGGCTGCTCTCCCCCTACACCAAGGGAGCCAGCCTGCTCTACCGGAAGTTCGTGCACCCCACGCTGTCCCGCCGAGAGAAG GATATCGACCTGTACATCACCCAGGCTAAGGAGCGTGGCTACGAGACCATGGTGAGCTTCGGCAGGAAAGGCCTCAACATCGCGGCCACGGCGGCCGTCCAAGCTGCGGCCAAG AGCCAAGGAGCCCTGGCCGGGCGTCTGCGCAGCTTCAGCATGCAGGACCTGCGGGCGCTCCCCGACGACACCCCCGTGCACTATGAGGACCCCTTGTacctggaggagcaggaggccaGGAGGCGGCCGATGG CTTACAGGACCGCCTCGGCCGGCCGGCTGCCGGGGCGCGAGAGCGACACGGAGGAAGAGGAGTGCTGGTCGGACTCCCAGGTCCCTCCCGAGGCTCAGCCCCGCAGCCGGGACGTCGCGCTGACCAAGCCGCTCTCCCGGAGCCAGAGCCTGCGCGTGGGGAAGAAGAGAGCCCAAGGCAAAGAG GGCCCGTCCAGGCTGGTGCGGGGCCGGGTGAGGAAGAAGGCCGCGCAGCCGGAGCAGGACAGCTAG